Part of the Candidatus Campbellbacteria bacterium genome is shown below.
GTGACTTCCGACGAGGACCTGCGTTACGAAATAAGATGCTCCGATGGGGTTAAGAGGAATCTTTACCGATGTGAGTGGGGAGTCCTCGAGACCGCCTTGGGCTCGGCGGAGAACATCTATCTTCACTTCAATGTCTGGAGACAACGGGGGACCAGTCTTCCGGCGCCCTTTGATCCACGAAAGGTGTTCGTGGGGAAGGAGCCTCCTAAGGTTCAAGCACGTACATGGCTCGCCAAGCAGAAGGCGCGCAAGGCCGCTCACACGTCGTGAGCGGTTGTTTTTTTATCTAGAATCTATTCAACAAGATATTTTTCAATCAAACGTCGGGCAACTTTATTGAGAAGTATGATAACGACAATAATAAGCGCAATGCCAACCTCAAGTCGTGGAAGAAAATGTTGTGTTGAAAAGAGAGAGGCACTGAGCACGTATGCCAAAACCCAAATAACGGATGACCACACAAACGTGGTGATTATGTTTGCTTCAAGGAATTGCTTTATGGGAACACCAATCATTCCCATACGAATAAGTGTTGGACGACTCAAACCGTATAGAAAACGGGTGATGAGAAGTGATTTAAATATGTGCGCATGAAAAAGATGGTCAAATTGTCCTGCTTCACGGGTAACCCATGCGCTTATTTTTTTAGAGAGCGAAAGATTGGTGCCGAGCAAGAACCACAACAAATCACCGATAAAAACTCCAAGAAGTGTTATAGCGAGAATATCGTAAAAGTTCAAAGAACCTTGGTGTACAAGAAAGGCGGCAAGAAAAAGAGTAAGCTCACCTTCAATGAGTAGTCCAACAAAAATGAGAACGTATGCGAATACGTGGTATGTCTGAAGATACTGAAGAAATAGTGTGTGCATCTGGCGGTGGGAGTGAGATTCGAACTCACGGTCCCCGTTAAGGGACACCGCATTTCAAGTGCGGCGCGTTAGACCTCTCTGCCATCCCACCAGTACCAAGAAGATACTAACAAAGTCCTCTTTGAGCAAGGTGTAGATGTGGTACGCTATAGGTATGCAAATTCACCTTGCGTGGAAGACATTGGAATACGAACACAAACCACGGAGCTCCGATTGGTTCTGGGGACTCGGTATTATTGCGATTGCGGGAGTCATTCTTTCAATTTTTTTAGGAAATTTTCTTTTTGGTGTTGTGATTGGTGTTGGTGCGGTTGCTCTCGGCTTACATGCACTTCGCCATCCGCATATCATAGAGTGTGAGATTCAAGACAGAGGGGTGCGTATTGGTGACACCCTTTTCCCGTATCGTACGCTTGAGTCTTTTTGGATAGATGAGCGCCTCATTCCAAATCGACTTCTTCTTAAATCACAAAAAATGTTTATGCCCCACATCATTGTGCCCCTTGCTGATATTTCTACCGATGAGGTTCGCGATACTCTTTTGCAGTATCTAGACGAAGAGGAGGTGCACGAAACATTTTCTGATAGAATTGTTGAGCTCGCTGGTTTTTAGTGGCGCCTCGTCATCATTTTTGCTAGAGTGTGCGTGTTGGACTCTCGTGTGGAAAATTCGCTCCTGTATGGAGTACCATACGGAAGCTCAGTCGGACCACATATGTGCTTGAGCTCCCACGTCCTCGGACCCGAGTAAAAAAGAAAACAGGCTTTCTTTTTTACTCTCTCCTCGAACGCTTCGCTCTACGCACATGCGTGTCATCCTCTTTTCGCTCCCGTCGTTCAACGGATAGGACGGCAGCTTGCGGAGCTGCTGATGTAGGTTCGATTCCTACCGGGGGCACACTACACAATTATATGAAATTTGAGGAATCCTCAATATCTAAAGAACAAAGGCCAAATTCCGAGGTGTATACCAAAGAATACGAAAGAATAAAAACTTGGCTTTTAAAACTTTTTAAGGATAAAAATGAGGAAGAAATAGAGGGCCTGTATTCTGAGATACAATTTCTTGTATCTGCTATTGGGGAGGATCCAAGTATAATAATTGAAAAAATTAAGAAAGGGTGGAACCAAGAAGATCCGGAAGAATTTGTTGCTATAGTTTTTGGTGCCACAAAAAAATATATAGACCAAAAAATAGAACACCCAGAAATTTTTGAAGAAATACGTCGAGAAAGAAGAATACAACGATTCGGAACTATTAAATTGAGTGAACTTATGTATTATAGCCTTGACCTTCAAAACGGTGTGGCGATTATTCACGTCGAACCAAAGGGAAATTTAGGGTTTGGCGGAATACTAAAATCATTTCGTGATGGAATGAAAGAGCTTGCAAAACAGGCAAAAAAAGACGAAAGAATAAAAGAAATTAAAGCCATGTCTTGGATAGTTGCATCAAACCCCGGTCTCTTAGAAAAAGCTGGTTTTATAGTTGACGGTCCAATGGATGAAAAAACGAAAGTCCAACATTTCGGCGATGAAGAAAGACCGGTTTCGGTGGCTCACATGAGTAGGGAGACGTTGTTAGAAAAATATCTTGGTTAATTGGTCTCTCATATCGGCTAACTATATGGAAAGTTCTGAACAATATATTCCCGAAATACCGCCTACTCCAGATGTGCTAACAACACGTCTTGAGCTTGAGTACCGTGGCAAGCTTCAACACAATATCCTCATAAGCATTGGCAAGAGGGCCTTTGACTCGGACTCCGCATATGAGCACGGAAAGAAAATTTTGGATTATATAAGTGCCATTATTGACGCTGATACTCCAGAGGGGGAAGAAATTCGAGAACTTGCCCGTGCTGAAAAATATGAAGAAGCAGAGACAAAGGTCATCGCGCTTCTTGACTTGAAAAAAGTAGAACTACCCCAAGCATGATTCTCGGCATTGATTACGGAACAAAACGAGTTGGGGTTGCACTCTCGGATACAAGCGAAACGCTTGCATTTCCGCGAGAGGTTTTGCAAAACACAAAGTCGCTCGTAGCCGACATTGCCGGCATTGTTGCAAAAGAAAATGCGAACATTATTGTGATCGGTCATTCAACGGATACAAAAGGTAAAGATAACCCTGTCATGATTGCAATTCAGAGTTTTAAAGAAAAACTTGAGAAGGAAATAAACGTGCCAGTTGTGTTTGAACGTGAGTGGTTTTCTTCACAGGAGGCGACACGATTTACGGGTGCAAATAGTATGATAGATGCATCGGCTGCCGCAATTATTTTGCAGAGATTTTTAGATAGAAAGAGGGGGGCACAAAACAGATAACATGTAACTTGAAACAAAATGTGTGGAATAATAGTGTTACACGTTACATGCTACGTGTTACATAATTCATAACATATGATTACCATCGACCAATTAAAAACCGCAGATATTCGTATCGGACAAATTCTTTCTGCAGAAGAAGTTCCCGAGACAGACAAACTCCTTAGACTTACTGTTTCTTTTGGTGAAGAGACACCACGTCAAATTATTTCTGGAATTAAACAGTACGTTGCTGATATACAAACACTCGTGGGCAAAAAAACCGCATTTGTAGTAAACCTTGAACCCCGCACCATTAAAGGACTTGAAAGCAACGGCATGTTGTTTGCTGTCTCGACGGGTGAGGGTGAAGAACGACAGTTTTCTTTCATTGTCCCCGAGAGAGACATACCGCCAGGCGCCCGTTTGGGTTAGTATTAAGTCATGACATTTACGTCACGAGTTCTTTCTCTTTTTCCTACACCGGCGTATCTCTCCATGCTCGCCGCGGGGATTGATGTGTCTGACAACTCGGTGAAGTACATTACCTTTTCAAAAAGTCGCACACACGGAAGGCGTTTGAGTGGGTATGGGTCAATGCAAATTCCAAAAGGGGTTGTTGTTGGTGGTAAGGTTGTTGATGCAAAAAAACTCACAGAAGTACTCTCTCTTTTTCGAGAAAAATATAAGCTACATTTTGTGCGAGCATCGCTTCCTGAAGAAGAGGGATACATTTTTCCATCATACGTTCCAACTGGTATCACCAAAAAAGAAGTACAAGAAGTTCTTGAATTTAAATTGGCGGAAAATGTGCCACTTACAGCAAGCGAGGCGGTGTTTGATTTTGATAGTGTTCGTGATGCGTCTCTTTTTGTTGGTCAGCGACTCGTGTCCGTCTCTGCGTACCCTCAAGCAATTGCTCAACAATACGCAGATTTGCTTATTGCATCTGGACTTGAACCGTTGTCTCTTGAAATAGAGGCACAGGCAATCGCTCGCGCCATTGTCCCCAAAAGTTTTGTGGGTGCATGTATGGTTGTTGATGTTGGAAGAACAAGGTCTGGAATTTCAGTTGTACGAGGACAGGCCGTTCGTTTTACAGCTACAGTAGATATCGGGGGGGACAACGTAAGTGATGTCATACTCGCAACACTTCCCGCCACAACCGAAGAAGACATGGTGCGAATAAAAAATCAGGAAGGATTGCATTTTTCTGGAGATGCAACCATTCGTCAGGGATTTGAAACTTTTGCAAAGAGTATTGCCACGGAACTTGACCGTTATATTGTGTATTGGCAAACCCACAAGGATATTAAAGATTCTAACGTATCTCACATCCCCATTGAGAGGGTGTTTCTCTCGGGTGGTAATGCAAATATTGCAGGTCTTCCAGAGTATCTCGCGCACGCGTTACATATACCTGTTGAAATTGGAAATGTATGGACAAATGCTTTTTCATTGGATGGATATGTTCCAGAAATACCATTCAATGATTCGCTTGGATATGCGTCCGCAATAGGACTTGCGCTTCACGAGCACGAGTAGCACATGACAGAATTATCCCACTTTTGATTATCTTTGAGGGAGAAGTGCGCGGTATACTAGAGGTGTGGTTAATTTGCTTCCAATAAAAAATCAACACATCGTTGCGTGGGAGCGTCGCGGGAGGGCTCTCCTTGTCGTTTTGATATTTGCTATTTGTTCATTGATTCTTTTGATATTTTTTCTTGCGCCGTCGCTCATTCTCGCACGGTCTGCGGTAGGTGGATTTACAGACCAATTGGTTGCCACAAAAACACTTGTTGATTTACAACGGCGACAAAGTGGTACAGAAGTGTTGACAGACATACAAACGCGCTCTGACCTCTTGAAAGATGTGTTATCACAGAGATCTTTGACGTCAATTCTTCAAGAGGTGATGCCACGAATTCCAAATGGGGTTTCTCTTCAACAAATAACATACAGTACTCAAAAAAAAGAGATATCAGTAACACTTAAAGGAATTGCACAAACACGAAATGCATTGACGTCTCTCGGCGATTCGTTGCGTTCATCTCCACTATTCTCACGCGTTGATATTCCTGTTTCAAGTTTGGCACGAAGTGTAGATATTGATTTTACTGTAACACTTTTGTTGGAGATGGCAGGAGACGTTGTTGAATACGCGGGGACACCAAGAACGAACGTGCCGTTGCCTGAAATGGGCACAGG
Proteins encoded:
- a CDS encoding VTT domain-containing protein codes for the protein MHTLFLQYLQTYHVFAYVLIFVGLLIEGELTLFLAAFLVHQGSLNFYDILAITLLGVFIGDLLWFLLGTNLSLSKKISAWVTREAGQFDHLFHAHIFKSLLITRFLYGLSRPTLIRMGMIGVPIKQFLEANIITTFVWSSVIWVLAYVLSASLFSTQHFLPRLEVGIALIIVVIILLNKVARRLIEKYLVE
- the ruvX gene encoding Holliday junction resolvase RuvX, which gives rise to MILGIDYGTKRVGVALSDTSETLAFPREVLQNTKSLVADIAGIVAKENANIIVIGHSTDTKGKDNPVMIAIQSFKEKLEKEINVPVVFEREWFSSQEATRFTGANSMIDASAAAIILQRFLDRKRGAQNR
- a CDS encoding methionine--tRNA ligase subunit beta, with protein sequence MITIDQLKTADIRIGQILSAEEVPETDKLLRLTVSFGEETPRQIISGIKQYVADIQTLVGKKTAFVVNLEPRTIKGLESNGMLFAVSTGEGEERQFSFIVPERDIPPGARLG
- the pilM gene encoding pilus assembly protein PilM, producing MTFTSRVLSLFPTPAYLSMLAAGIDVSDNSVKYITFSKSRTHGRRLSGYGSMQIPKGVVVGGKVVDAKKLTEVLSLFREKYKLHFVRASLPEEEGYIFPSYVPTGITKKEVQEVLEFKLAENVPLTASEAVFDFDSVRDASLFVGQRLVSVSAYPQAIAQQYADLLIASGLEPLSLEIEAQAIARAIVPKSFVGACMVVDVGRTRSGISVVRGQAVRFTATVDIGGDNVSDVILATLPATTEEDMVRIKNQEGLHFSGDATIRQGFETFAKSIATELDRYIVYWQTHKDIKDSNVSHIPIERVFLSGGNANIAGLPEYLAHALHIPVEIGNVWTNAFSLDGYVPEIPFNDSLGYASAIGLALHEHE
- a CDS encoding PilN domain-containing protein is translated as MVNLLPIKNQHIVAWERRGRALLVVLIFAICSLILLIFFLAPSLILARSAVGGFTDQLVATKTLVDLQRRQSGTEVLTDIQTRSDLLKDVLSQRSLTSILQEVMPRIPNGVSLQQITYSTQKKEISVTLKGIAQTRNALTSLGDSLRSSPLFSRVDIPVSSLARSVDIDFTVTLLLEMAGDVVEYAGTPRTNVPLPEMGTGTSATTGALIEKITP